In Amaranthus tricolor cultivar Red isolate AtriRed21 chromosome 3, ASM2621246v1, whole genome shotgun sequence, a single window of DNA contains:
- the LOC130808995 gene encoding uncharacterized protein LOC130808995 yields MDMYEVSTNLIDQVQILLKKEAGLETFNSNDHSLDCLSSSFLNDAILGSNASVDVIRCNDCKGKLLRRSESIICVYCGMFQHRDFATNPMSFKSTIAFQWLLQSLGLDGFESVEKPIGGDVNQSGGRVRSSLKEDEISLSDFLDLQLKWPDNLRGSGVGNKQILHGKRNLNLIGVDIEQLLSQENKDDDFNVRNEHSIASNKFENEESRISGERSLNLFENRRSSMAASRSGEGENDESLSEWGAEFQSSFPVAGPEKSGDSSFSDAPSGSTVITSSNDNDWSNLESGGHIKSKVSDGNVLVEGGTRPMGSVDSSFDLFPQDQQDNSKEESLNSENIDNDDSFDEWGDFRMSVSDKTTQCEPSSTAVLATDSGASLAISDSFDGFVGSTSSEGIPFQNNNFTVPNDAWSDFMIPSTGGNIQSLTNSNKLEDVPALGSKDDPALLDVTLLEHQGIHGESLQKEISYQDDSIGLWGNDAHLGIKGNQLESEESKQPASGTTNDLDNSFDLWDVKSSANLQQATNMQVNIEGGSKFEAWDDFVGMGTVKKQEQACVEVDGGKGNTNQIDLLRMSNDSSFDVWSDFTGTNSASASKPMDNDISSGAWNDFSSLMVANANSAKSNNTRTSEDQAVLDDDNMFSSWNVFQSSGIQTENSSFAPNDIKISSDQISFHKTPDSVNMAEENSTFSSWGQVQASEEGAFENKLNIEGELFSGLNNGGQQYISQPDNQLQFDGITLLDGKSLCETDDSFDAWSDFTGSSNTQVNFSSSINAHVDEEAIKHGDLLDAWNVTASSPDVQAGNNTSAAMEKTPDTSYPDLYGGIFSTQYASASQAFATREGSDLVRTEHADKAGGYMDTRIPSDNTSEEGLNIKSPAAETLISEMHDLSFMLESSLSSPNHHT; encoded by the exons ATGGACATGTACGAAGTATCAACCAATCTAATCGACCAAGTTCAGATCTTGCTCAAGAAAGAAGCAGGCCTTGAAACATTTAACTCCAATGATCACTCACTTGATTGTCTTTCATCATCGTTTCTCAATGATGCCATTCTTGGTTCAAATGCTTCTGTTGATGTAATACGATGTAATGATTGCAAAGGGAAGCTTTTACGAAGGTCGGAATCAATCATTTGTGTTTACTGTGGGATGTTTCAGCATCGAGATTTTGCTACAAATCCTATGTCATTCAAATCTACAATTGCTTTTCAGTGGCTCTTGCAATCGCTTGGTTTAGATGGATTT GAAAGTGTTGAGAAACCTATTGGAGGTGATGTAAATCAATCTGGTGGTAGAGTGCGGAGCTCGTTGAAGGAGGATGAAATTTCGTTATCGGATTTTCTTGATTTGCAACTGAAATGGCCTGATAATTTGAGAGGATCTGGTGTGGGAAATAAACAGATACTTCACGGGAAAAGAAATCTGAACTTGATTGGTGTAGACATTGAGCAACTTTTGAGTCAAGAAAATAAAGATGATGATTTTAATGTAAGAAATGAACATTCCATAGCTAGtaataaatttgaaaatgagGAGTCTAGGATTTCAGGCGAGAGAAGTCTTAATTTGTTTGAAAACAGGAGatcttccatggctgcttcgaGGTCTGGTGAGGGTGAAAATGATGAGTCTTTGTCTGAATGGGGGGCAGAATTTCAATCTTCCTTTCCGGTGGCCGGACCTGAGAAATCAGGTGATAGCTCATTTTCTGATGCTCCTTCAGGAAGTACTGTGATTACTTCCAGTAATGATAATGATTGGAGTAATTTGGAGTCTGGAGGTCATATCAAGTCTAAGGTATCTGATGGGAATGTTTTGGTTGAAGGTGGTACTAGGCCGATGGGATCGGTGGATTCTTCTTTTGATTTGTTTCCACAAGATCAACAGGATAACTCCAAGGAAGAGTCTCTCAATAGTGAGAACATAGATAATGATGATTCTTTTGACGAGTGGGGTGACTTTAGGATGTCTGTGAGTGATAAAACAACTCAATGTGAACCAAGCAGTACAGCGGTGCTTGCCACTGATAGTGGTGCGTCACTAGCTATATCTGACTCATTTGATGGTTTTGTTGGATCCACAAGTTCAGAAGGAATCCCGTTTCAGAACAATAATTTTACAGTGCCTAATGATGCCTGGAGCGATTTCATGATACCAAGTACCGGAGGAAACATTCAGTCATTAACGAATAGTAATAAATTAGAGGATGTTCCAGCACTTGGTAGCAAAGATGATCCTGCTCTGTTGGATGTTACCCTCTTAGAACATCAGGGAATACATGGTGAAAGCTTACAGAAAGAGATATCCTATCAAGATGATTCAATTGGGTTATGGGGTAATGATGCACACTTGGGTATTAAAGGTAATCAGTTGGAAAGCGAAGAAAGCAAGCAACCTGCAAGTGGGACTACCAATGATTTGGATAATTCATTTGACTTGTGGGATGTAAAGAGTTCTGCAAATTTGCAGCAAGCAACTAATATGCAAGTAAATATTGAAGGTGGTAGCAAATTTGAAGCATGGGACGATTTTGTTGGAATGGGTACCGTGAAAAAGCAAGAGCAAGCCTGCGTTGAAGTAGATGGTGGGAAGGGAAATACTAATCAAATTGACTTATTGAGAATGTCCAATGATAGCTCGTTTGATGTGTGGAGTGATTTCACTGGAACCAATAGTGCTTCTGCTAGTAAACCAATGGACAATGACATTTCATCTGGGGCTTGGAATGACTTTTCAAGTTTAATGGTTGCTAATGCAAATTCAGCTAAAAGTAACAATACAAGAACCTCTGAAGATCAAGCAGTTCTTGACGATGATAATATGTTTAGTTCATGGAATGTTTTTCAGAGTTCGGGAATACAAACGGAAAATAGTTCTTTTGCACCAAATGATATCAAAATCAGTTCAGATCAGATCAGTTTCCATAAAACTCCTGACAGTGTAAACATGGCTGAAGAGAATAGTACTTTCAGTTCATGGGGTCAGGTGCAAGCTTCTGAGGAAGGGGCCTtcgaaaataaattaaacattgaAGGTGAGTTATTTTCTGGACTCAATAATGGTGGACAACAATACATTAGTCAACCAGACAATCAACTCCAGTTTGATGGTATTACTCTGCTTGATGGTAAATCCTTGTGCGAAACTGATGATTCATTTGATGCATGGTCTGATTTTACTGGCTCGAGTAATACACAAGTAAATTTTAGTAGCTCAATAAATGCAcatgttgacgaggaggctatTAAACATGGAGATTTGTTGGATGCTTGGAATGTTACTGCAAGCTCCCCCGATGTTCAAGCTGGTAATAACACTAGTGCTGCAATGGAAAAGACACCTGATACATCTTACCCTGACCTATATGGTGGAATTTTCAGTACCCAATATGCCTCTGCATCTCAGGCATTTGCAACTCGTGAAGGTTCTGATTTGGTTAG AACGGAACATGCTGATAAAGCTGGTGGCTACATGGATACGAGGATCCCAAGTGACAACACTTCAGAGGAAGGATTAAATATAAAGTCGCCTGCTGCGGAGACTTTGATATCAGAGATGCATGATCTATCGTTCATGCTTGAAAGCAGCCTCTCGAGTCCTAACCATCATACATGA